In Dermacentor albipictus isolate Rhodes 1998 colony chromosome 6, USDA_Dalb.pri_finalv2, whole genome shotgun sequence, the following proteins share a genomic window:
- the LOC135916296 gene encoding interleukin cytokine-related protein 17.1-like, with the protein MSAVRFHGLPICLAFLSAIFLVETKAGTQGSCDPNGVSEAIGDRSTCTFSTTLDRDPNRVPPELPVVKCRCLDNTCSVAGDFRCHEVTHNMTVAYRVPGSSTLRNKVIQVTTACVCAVAKTRQAPGGAVRPANVPNVKNWM; encoded by the coding sequence ATGTCGGCAGTACGGTTCCATGGGCTCCCGATATGTCTTGCGTTCCTGAGTGCAATCTTTCTCGTAGAAACTAAAGCGGGCACTCAGGGCTCGTGCGACCCTAACGGTGTCTCAGAAGCCATCGGGGATCGCTCGACGTGTACGTTCTCGACGACGCTGGACCGGGACCCCAATCGGGTGCCACCGGAACTACCTGTGGTCAAGTGCAGGTGCCTGGACAACACGTGCAGCGTAGCCGGCGACTTTCGCTGCCACGAGGTGACGCACAACATGACCGTGGCCTACCGCGTGCCAGGCTCGTCGACACTTCGAAACAAGGTCATCCAGGTCACTACGGCGTGCGTGTGTGCAGTCGCTAAAACCCGGCAAGCGCCGGGTGGTGCGGTGAGGCCGGCAAACGTGCCCAACGTGAAAAATTGGATGTGA